The genomic stretch GGAAAATCAGCCGCTCATCCTGAGCTGGCTAGCTACAAAGAGCCGGATCGCTTGGCTAGGCTACGGAGGATCGCTATTCACCTATTGTAGCCGGATTATCTAGAGACGGCCAATAAGGGTATACCCATCAGAGCCTGGACGAGATGAGCGAACAAGAAAAGCGGAACACGATCCAGGCCGCGCGGGTGTATCTGAGGGTCAGCACGGAAGAGCAGGATCTCGCGCGCCAGGAAGCGATCGTCGCCGGCGCGCGGGCGGCCGGTTTCTATGTGGCGGCGGTTTACTGGGAAAAGGCATCGGGCGCTCGGCCGGACCGGCCGGAACTGCTGCGCATGGTTGCCGACCTTCAGCCGGGTGAGGTGGTCGTCGCGGAGAAGATCGACCGGATTAGTCGTCTGCCACTGGCTGAAGCGGAATTATTGGTGGCGACGATCAGAGGGAAGGGGGCTCGGCTTGCGGTGCCGGGGATTGTCGACCTCTCCGATCTCGTCGCCGAGAGTTCCGGCGTTGCCCGGATCGTGCTCGAGGCTGTGCAGGAGATGCTACTACGATTAGCGCTCCAGACAGCACGCGATGATTACGTAACACGGCGCGAGCGCCAACGCGAAGGGATTGAGATTGCCAGGCGGGAAGGGCGGTACACCGGCCGCAAGCCCGACGTCGCCCATCACCGCCGCATTGTCGGCTTCGTGACGCGGGATGAGCATAACGAGAACGGCGGAGTTGGCAGGATGCAGCATTGCGCAAGTCAAGCGAGTGACCGCGTTGCATCGGGCAAGGACAGCATCAGCATGCGGGGATGTGGCCGTGTTGGAAGAGGTGGCTTCGCCAGAGTTCGTGCTATCTCCAATACCGTCTTCCTCCGCTGACTGATCACGAGCGTTCCATCTTCACCCCTGTGTTGATGATAAACGCCCCGGGTTTGCCGGACGCTCCAAACCCTGAAAGGTGGATCTTTATCGAAGACGATAACGAGTTTGACGGAGGCCTGGTGCACTATATTGCTCGTGGATATCAGTCGTTTGATATCTTCTCGCAACAGACCGCCGTAATTATCTGCCCTGCATGACTTGGGTATTAGTGCCAGTCTCTCCTTCAAGCATGCATCAAAGCCCGGGGTATGGCTATCTCCATGCTAGGACCATGCTGCGCGAATTGATAAGATTGATAAGGCCACTATTCAACACCAAGTTTGTTGCCATAGCCAATGATGACGGTCGCGACGACCAATAGCCCAATCCCGGTCCAGACGAGTGTGCGGATTTGCCGCGGCGCATTCTTCCACTCCTGGAAAGCGAAGCCCCACAGCGTGCCGAATATGATGATCGAGGCCATGTGGAGCGTCCAACTGGAAAACCCGAATCTTCCCATTTGGCTTTCGCCCATCGTGTAGAAGAAGAACTGAAAATACCAGGCGGCACCCCCCACCGCGCACAACAGATAGTTGCGCGCCAAGGGCATCTTCCGCGCAGAGGCGGGAACCGCCTCGATCGCGTGCGCGGCGCGGCCGAACCATTGGCTGGCACTGCCGTTGCGTACGATTAGTATCGTGCACCAAGTCGTGTTCGTCAGCAGCCCGCCGAACATGACGAAACACAGCACGGGCAGGCCTGTCCAAAGCGGACCGGTGCCCGCCGCGGCCGACAGCGCTTTGATAGGCTCGCCCGCGGCCAAGCCAAAGGCAAAGCAGGACGACATGATGCCAGAGAAGACGGCGACAGCGATGCCCCTGCGAAAATCGAACTCACTGATCGCCTCGCGCTTCTGGTCGAGCGACAGCAACCCGTCCTTTTTGGCACCCGCGACGGCTACCACGACGATGCCCGCCAGGGTAACGATCAAGCCGAGAAGGATAATTCGCCCCGAGGCCGTTGCCAGCAACTTCTCATGGAAATCGCCCTGAACGATCGGCGGAATAAGCGTGCCGAATACCGTGCACAGTCCCAATACTACTGCCATGCCCAGCGATAGCCCGAGATAGCGCATCGTGAGTCCATAGGTGAGCCCACCGAACCCCCATAATATACCGAATATAATGCACATGCCGGCTACCGATCCGGGGACCTGGGCCACGACACCGCCTAAGTCCTCAGTGCGTACCCAGGCGAAGAACCATGGGGCGACTAGCCAAGAAACGATGCCGCCGGTGAGCCAGTAGATTTCCCAGGACCAGCGCTTCACGCTTCGATAGGGCACGTAGAAACTCGCCGATGCCAAGCCTCCAAGCCAGTGAAACAGTACGCCGAGCAGAGGATTGGCACCCATGATAATCTCCTAGTCACCCGTCGAGCGCGGGCTCGCTTCAATCGAGGTGAAAAACGGTATCGAGCGCGATGCTGACCGGCGATCCATCGGCGTTCGTCTCCAACAACGAAGCCATCGACTCCCACCAACGGCGCATCACCGGGCGCGTGTGCAGCGCCTCCATCGCCTGATCGTCGGTGCACCACATCGTGGTGAACAGCGCATCGGTCTCGGCGTCGTGTTGGATCGAATAGTCCCGCGGCCCAGCGGCCTTCAGCGTTTGGACCAACTCGGGCCAGATCTCGTCGTGACGCTGGCGATAGACCTGAAGATGGCCGGGCTTGAGCTGCA from Sphingomonas faeni encodes the following:
- a CDS encoding recombinase family protein, with protein sequence MSEQEKRNTIQAARVYLRVSTEEQDLARQEAIVAGARAAGFYVAAVYWEKASGARPDRPELLRMVADLQPGEVVVAEKIDRISRLPLAEAELLVATIRGKGARLAVPGIVDLSDLVAESSGVARIVLEAVQEMLLRLALQTARDDYVTRRERQREGIEIARREGRYTGRKPDVAHHRRIVGFVTRDEHNENGGVGRMQHCASQASDRVASGKDSISMRGCGRVGRGGFARVRAISNTVFLR
- the rhaT gene encoding L-rhamnose/proton symporter RhaT, translating into MGANPLLGVLFHWLGGLASASFYVPYRSVKRWSWEIYWLTGGIVSWLVAPWFFAWVRTEDLGGVVAQVPGSVAGMCIIFGILWGFGGLTYGLTMRYLGLSLGMAVVLGLCTVFGTLIPPIVQGDFHEKLLATASGRIILLGLIVTLAGIVVVAVAGAKKDGLLSLDQKREAISEFDFRRGIAVAVFSGIMSSCFAFGLAAGEPIKALSAAAGTGPLWTGLPVLCFVMFGGLLTNTTWCTILIVRNGSASQWFGRAAHAIEAVPASARKMPLARNYLLCAVGGAAWYFQFFFYTMGESQMGRFGFSSWTLHMASIIIFGTLWGFAFQEWKNAPRQIRTLVWTGIGLLVVATVIIGYGNKLGVE
- a CDS encoding L-rhamnose mutarotase, with product MKKIAFKMQLKPGHLQVYRQRHDEIWPELVQTLKAAGPRDYSIQHDAETDALFTTMWCTDDQAMEALHTRPVMRRWWESMASLLETNADGSPVSIALDTVFHLD